The following proteins are co-located in the ANME-2 cluster archaeon genome:
- a CDS encoding polyprenyl synthetase family protein — MDLIKEIDKRGKRVNGSIHNLMPIGRPDELYRAMRYLFDAGGKRLRPATLILATEAVGGNPDSVIPAATAVELVHNFTLIHDDIMDQDELRRGLPSVHVKWGLSGAILAGDTLYSKAFHILSQCKTDPVHMVECLTVMSMTCIEICEGQWMDISFEKRKHVPESEYMEMVEKKTAVLYAASAKLGAILGGSTQEEADALWDFGRLAGVGFQIFDDVLDLVTPEDVLGKMRGSDLREGKQTLIAIHARENNVELDVFGKRNAIKAEIDHALKTLEDSGSVDYAKTTARKFVAEGKAKLDVLPDTEAKDILLALADYMIERKF, encoded by the coding sequence ATGGACTTGATCAAGGAGATTGATAAACGTGGAAAACGGGTAAATGGTTCTATCCATAATTTAATGCCGATCGGACGTCCTGACGAACTTTACCGTGCAATGCGCTACCTCTTTGATGCCGGCGGAAAACGACTGCGGCCTGCAACCCTTATACTTGCAACTGAAGCTGTAGGCGGGAATCCGGACAGTGTAATTCCGGCTGCAACTGCTGTTGAACTGGTCCACAACTTCACTTTGATACATGACGATATCATGGACCAGGATGAATTAAGAAGGGGACTGCCGTCAGTCCATGTTAAGTGGGGCTTATCAGGTGCCATACTTGCAGGCGATACGTTATATTCCAAGGCATTCCATATCCTGAGCCAGTGTAAAACAGACCCTGTCCACATGGTTGAGTGTCTTACAGTGATGTCCATGACCTGTATAGAGATTTGCGAAGGACAGTGGATGGATATTAGTTTTGAAAAGAGGAAACATGTCCCCGAATCCGAGTACATGGAAATGGTTGAGAAAAAGACTGCCGTACTCTATGCAGCATCTGCAAAACTGGGTGCGATCCTGGGTGGCAGCACTCAGGAAGAAGCTGATGCACTCTGGGATTTCGGACGCCTGGCTGGTGTGGGTTTCCAGATATTTGATGATGTGCTTGACCTGGTCACACCTGAGGATGTACTGGGTAAGATGAGGGGTAGCGACCTGAGGGAAGGTAAACAGACCCTGATCGCCATTCATGCCAGGGAGAATAATGTGGAACTGGATGTGTTCGGTAAGAGAAACGCTATCAAGGCAGAGATTGACCATGCACTGAAGACACTTGAGGATTCGGGTTCTGTCGACTATGCCAAGACCACTGCCAGAAAATTTGTGGCTGAAGGTAAGGCAAAACTGGACGTTTTGCCAGACACTGAAGCTAAGGATATATTACTGGCTTTGGCGGATTATATGATCGAACGAAAATTTTAA